In the genome of Notamacropus eugenii isolate mMacEug1 chromosome 5, mMacEug1.pri_v2, whole genome shotgun sequence, one region contains:
- the MEIS3 gene encoding homeobox protein Meis3 isoform X1 produces MAQRYDELPQYPGVDSAGLANFSEAAPRGSGRPAGLPQAPYGPTGPARSRARGGDGLKSEKDEIYGHPLFPLLALVFEKCELATCSPRDGAGPGPGASPALGPGADVCSSDSFNEDIAAFAKQVRMERPLFSSNPELDNLMIQAIQVLRFHLLELEKVHDLCDNFCHRYITCLKGKMPIDLVIEDRDRDGDDSIVPCKADLDDFPTPGPGLPHQNNSWIRDHSDSGSVHLGTPGPSSGGMASQSGDNSSEQGDGLETRAASPSSGPEDDEPDQDQRHSKKRGIFPKVATNIMRAWLFQHLAHPYPSEEQKKQLAQDTGLTILQVNNWFINARRRIVQPMIDQSNRAGPGTAYSPEHGPALGTFGSDQSPGPGPPMRTTGKSCPQPRFLLLPDYRDLPIQYEPPLGAQDS; encoded by the exons ATGGCACAGAGA TACGATGAATTGCCTCAGTATCCCGGCGTGGACAGCGCAGGCCTGGCCAACTTCTCGGAAGCTGCGCCCCGAGGGAGCGGACGGCCAGCTGGTTTGCCCCAGGCCCCCTACGGCCCCACAGGGCCGGCCCGGAGCCGAGCAAGAGGAGGAGACGGACTGAAGAGCGAGAAAGACGAAATCTACGG GCACCCGCTGTTCCCGCTTCTGGCTCTGGTATTTGAGAAGTGTGAGCTGGCCACGTGCTCCCCTAGGGACGGGGCCGGCCCGGGGCCGGGGGCCAGCCCGGCCTTGGGGCCTGGGGCCGATGTCTGCTCTTCAGACTCTTTCAATGAGGACATCGCCGCCTTCGCCAAGCAG GTCCGCATGGAGAGGCCTCTGTTCTCCTCTAACCCAGAGCTGGACAACCTG ATGATACAGGCCATCCAGGTACTGCGGTTTCATCTGCTGGAGCTGGAGAAG GTTCACGACCTGTGTGACAACTTCTGCCATCGGTACATCACCTGCCTCAAGGGGAAGATGCCCATCGACCTGGTCATTGAGGATCGAGACCGAGATGGTGATGACTCCATTGTCCCCTGCAAAGCTGACCTGGATGACTTCCCAACTCCTGGCCCTGGGCTCCCCCACCAG aaCAATTCCTGGATTCGGGACCACAGTGACAGTGGATCTGTACACCTGGGGACACCAGGTCCATCCAGTGGAGGCATGGCCTCCCAGAGTGGGGACAACTCCAGTGAGCAGG gagatgggctGGAGACCAGAGCAGCCTCCCCCAGCTCTGGGCCTGAAGATGATGAGCCTGATCAAGACCAGAGGCACAGTAAGAAGCGGGGAATCTTTCCCAAGGTGGCCACCAATATCATGAGAGCCTGGCTTTTCCAGCACCTGGCG CACCCCTACCCCTCCGAGGAACAAAAGAAACAGCTGGCCCAGGACACAGGGCTCACCATCCTACAGGTCAACAACTG GTTCATTAATGCCAGGAGGCGAATTGTGCAACCTATGATTGACCAGTCCAACAGAGCag GCCCTGGCACAGCCTACAGCCCTGAGCATGGCCCAGCCCTGGGGACCTTTGGCTCAGACCAAAGTCCAGGCCCTGGGCCCCCCATGAGGACCACCGGTAAGTCCTGCCCCCAACCCAGGTTCCTCCTGCTCCCAGATTACAGAGACCTCCCCATCCAATATGAGCCTCCCTTGGGGGCCCAGGACTCATAA
- the MEIS3 gene encoding homeobox protein Meis3 isoform X3, translated as MAQRYDELPQYPGVDSAGLANFSEAAPRGSGRPAGLPQAPYGPTGPARSRARGGDGLKSEKDEIYGHPLFPLLALVFEKCELATCSPRDGAGPGPGASPALGPGADVCSSDSFNEDIAAFAKQVRMERPLFSSNPELDNLMIQAIQVLRFHLLELEKVHDLCDNFCHRYITCLKGKMPIDLVIEDRDRDGDDSIVPCKADLDDFPTPGPGLPHQNNSWIRDHSDSGSVHLGTPGPSSGGMASQSGDNSSEQGDGLETRAASPSSGPEDDEPDQDQRHSKKRGIFPKVATNIMRAWLFQHLAHPYPSEEQKKQLAQDTGLTILQVNNWFINARRRIVQPMIDQSNRAGPGTAYSPEHGPALGTFGSDQSPGPGPPMRTTARTPSPWIWRVL; from the exons ATGGCACAGAGA TACGATGAATTGCCTCAGTATCCCGGCGTGGACAGCGCAGGCCTGGCCAACTTCTCGGAAGCTGCGCCCCGAGGGAGCGGACGGCCAGCTGGTTTGCCCCAGGCCCCCTACGGCCCCACAGGGCCGGCCCGGAGCCGAGCAAGAGGAGGAGACGGACTGAAGAGCGAGAAAGACGAAATCTACGG GCACCCGCTGTTCCCGCTTCTGGCTCTGGTATTTGAGAAGTGTGAGCTGGCCACGTGCTCCCCTAGGGACGGGGCCGGCCCGGGGCCGGGGGCCAGCCCGGCCTTGGGGCCTGGGGCCGATGTCTGCTCTTCAGACTCTTTCAATGAGGACATCGCCGCCTTCGCCAAGCAG GTCCGCATGGAGAGGCCTCTGTTCTCCTCTAACCCAGAGCTGGACAACCTG ATGATACAGGCCATCCAGGTACTGCGGTTTCATCTGCTGGAGCTGGAGAAG GTTCACGACCTGTGTGACAACTTCTGCCATCGGTACATCACCTGCCTCAAGGGGAAGATGCCCATCGACCTGGTCATTGAGGATCGAGACCGAGATGGTGATGACTCCATTGTCCCCTGCAAAGCTGACCTGGATGACTTCCCAACTCCTGGCCCTGGGCTCCCCCACCAG aaCAATTCCTGGATTCGGGACCACAGTGACAGTGGATCTGTACACCTGGGGACACCAGGTCCATCCAGTGGAGGCATGGCCTCCCAGAGTGGGGACAACTCCAGTGAGCAGG gagatgggctGGAGACCAGAGCAGCCTCCCCCAGCTCTGGGCCTGAAGATGATGAGCCTGATCAAGACCAGAGGCACAGTAAGAAGCGGGGAATCTTTCCCAAGGTGGCCACCAATATCATGAGAGCCTGGCTTTTCCAGCACCTGGCG CACCCCTACCCCTCCGAGGAACAAAAGAAACAGCTGGCCCAGGACACAGGGCTCACCATCCTACAGGTCAACAACTG GTTCATTAATGCCAGGAGGCGAATTGTGCAACCTATGATTGACCAGTCCAACAGAGCag GCCCTGGCACAGCCTACAGCCCTGAGCATGGCCCAGCCCTGGGGACCTTTGGCTCAGACCAAAGTCCAGGCCCTGGGCCCCCCATGAGGACCACCG CCAGGACTCCTTCTCCGTGGATATGGAGGGTCCTGTGA
- the MEIS3 gene encoding homeobox protein Meis3 isoform X4 yields the protein MAQRYDELPQYPGVDSAGLANFSEAAPRGSGRPAGLPQAPYGPTGPARSRARGGDGLKSEKDEIYGHPLFPLLALVFEKCELATCSPRDGAGPGPGASPALGPGADVCSSDSFNEDIAAFAKQVRMERPLFSSNPELDNLVHDLCDNFCHRYITCLKGKMPIDLVIEDRDRDGDDSIVPCKADLDDFPTPGPGLPHQNNSWIRDHSDSGSVHLGTPGPSSGGMASQSGDNSSEQGDGLETRAASPSSGPEDDEPDQDQRHSKKRGIFPKVATNIMRAWLFQHLAHPYPSEEQKKQLAQDTGLTILQVNNWFINARRRIVQPMIDQSNRAGPGTAYSPEHGPALGTFGSDQSPGPGPPMRTTGSMGMSVSLDRQWHYM from the exons ATGGCACAGAGA TACGATGAATTGCCTCAGTATCCCGGCGTGGACAGCGCAGGCCTGGCCAACTTCTCGGAAGCTGCGCCCCGAGGGAGCGGACGGCCAGCTGGTTTGCCCCAGGCCCCCTACGGCCCCACAGGGCCGGCCCGGAGCCGAGCAAGAGGAGGAGACGGACTGAAGAGCGAGAAAGACGAAATCTACGG GCACCCGCTGTTCCCGCTTCTGGCTCTGGTATTTGAGAAGTGTGAGCTGGCCACGTGCTCCCCTAGGGACGGGGCCGGCCCGGGGCCGGGGGCCAGCCCGGCCTTGGGGCCTGGGGCCGATGTCTGCTCTTCAGACTCTTTCAATGAGGACATCGCCGCCTTCGCCAAGCAG GTCCGCATGGAGAGGCCTCTGTTCTCCTCTAACCCAGAGCTGGACAACCTG GTTCACGACCTGTGTGACAACTTCTGCCATCGGTACATCACCTGCCTCAAGGGGAAGATGCCCATCGACCTGGTCATTGAGGATCGAGACCGAGATGGTGATGACTCCATTGTCCCCTGCAAAGCTGACCTGGATGACTTCCCAACTCCTGGCCCTGGGCTCCCCCACCAG aaCAATTCCTGGATTCGGGACCACAGTGACAGTGGATCTGTACACCTGGGGACACCAGGTCCATCCAGTGGAGGCATGGCCTCCCAGAGTGGGGACAACTCCAGTGAGCAGG gagatgggctGGAGACCAGAGCAGCCTCCCCCAGCTCTGGGCCTGAAGATGATGAGCCTGATCAAGACCAGAGGCACAGTAAGAAGCGGGGAATCTTTCCCAAGGTGGCCACCAATATCATGAGAGCCTGGCTTTTCCAGCACCTGGCG CACCCCTACCCCTCCGAGGAACAAAAGAAACAGCTGGCCCAGGACACAGGGCTCACCATCCTACAGGTCAACAACTG GTTCATTAATGCCAGGAGGCGAATTGTGCAACCTATGATTGACCAGTCCAACAGAGCag GCCCTGGCACAGCCTACAGCCCTGAGCATGGCCCAGCCCTGGGGACCTTTGGCTCAGACCAAAGTCCAGGCCCTGGGCCCCCCATGAGGACCACCG GGTCCATGGGAATGAGCGTGAGCCTTGACAGGCAGTGGCACTACATGTAG
- the MEIS3 gene encoding homeobox protein Meis3 isoform X2 produces MAQRYDELPQYPGVDSAGLANFSEAAPRGSGRPAGLPQAPYGPTGPARSRARGGDGLKSEKDEIYGHPLFPLLALVFEKCELATCSPRDGAGPGPGASPALGPGADVCSSDSFNEDIAAFAKQVRMERPLFSSNPELDNLMIQAIQVLRFHLLELEKVHDLCDNFCHRYITCLKGKMPIDLVIEDRDRDGDDSIVPCKADLDDFPTPGPGLPHQNNSWIRDHSDSGSVHLGTPGPSSGGMASQSGDNSSEQGDGLETRAASPSSGPEDDEPDQDQRHSKKRGIFPKVATNIMRAWLFQHLAHPYPSEEQKKQLAQDTGLTILQVNNWFINARRRIVQPMIDQSNRAGPGTAYSPEHGPALGTFGSDQSPGPGPPMRTTGSMGMSVSLDRQWHYM; encoded by the exons ATGGCACAGAGA TACGATGAATTGCCTCAGTATCCCGGCGTGGACAGCGCAGGCCTGGCCAACTTCTCGGAAGCTGCGCCCCGAGGGAGCGGACGGCCAGCTGGTTTGCCCCAGGCCCCCTACGGCCCCACAGGGCCGGCCCGGAGCCGAGCAAGAGGAGGAGACGGACTGAAGAGCGAGAAAGACGAAATCTACGG GCACCCGCTGTTCCCGCTTCTGGCTCTGGTATTTGAGAAGTGTGAGCTGGCCACGTGCTCCCCTAGGGACGGGGCCGGCCCGGGGCCGGGGGCCAGCCCGGCCTTGGGGCCTGGGGCCGATGTCTGCTCTTCAGACTCTTTCAATGAGGACATCGCCGCCTTCGCCAAGCAG GTCCGCATGGAGAGGCCTCTGTTCTCCTCTAACCCAGAGCTGGACAACCTG ATGATACAGGCCATCCAGGTACTGCGGTTTCATCTGCTGGAGCTGGAGAAG GTTCACGACCTGTGTGACAACTTCTGCCATCGGTACATCACCTGCCTCAAGGGGAAGATGCCCATCGACCTGGTCATTGAGGATCGAGACCGAGATGGTGATGACTCCATTGTCCCCTGCAAAGCTGACCTGGATGACTTCCCAACTCCTGGCCCTGGGCTCCCCCACCAG aaCAATTCCTGGATTCGGGACCACAGTGACAGTGGATCTGTACACCTGGGGACACCAGGTCCATCCAGTGGAGGCATGGCCTCCCAGAGTGGGGACAACTCCAGTGAGCAGG gagatgggctGGAGACCAGAGCAGCCTCCCCCAGCTCTGGGCCTGAAGATGATGAGCCTGATCAAGACCAGAGGCACAGTAAGAAGCGGGGAATCTTTCCCAAGGTGGCCACCAATATCATGAGAGCCTGGCTTTTCCAGCACCTGGCG CACCCCTACCCCTCCGAGGAACAAAAGAAACAGCTGGCCCAGGACACAGGGCTCACCATCCTACAGGTCAACAACTG GTTCATTAATGCCAGGAGGCGAATTGTGCAACCTATGATTGACCAGTCCAACAGAGCag GCCCTGGCACAGCCTACAGCCCTGAGCATGGCCCAGCCCTGGGGACCTTTGGCTCAGACCAAAGTCCAGGCCCTGGGCCCCCCATGAGGACCACCG GGTCCATGGGAATGAGCGTGAGCCTTGACAGGCAGTGGCACTACATGTAG